Within the Salvia hispanica cultivar TCC Black 2014 chromosome 4, UniMelb_Shisp_WGS_1.0, whole genome shotgun sequence genome, the region GCATTGGAACCGGGGGCTCAGACAAGTACTGAGTAAGCTCATCTGTAGTGGAACTCATGGTGGCCCTCCTTTTCTTACGAGCAATCTCCTCTGCAAAAGATGCATTCCCTCTGTCCTCTGGATCCTGAGTAGTGTATGAGTTGCCGACAGATGAAAAATAGGGGGCGGAGTAATTTCTGATGAAATGATTTCTAGCCTCCTCCATGTAGCTTTCTAAGTTGAGATACTCGGGAATGAGCTCAACCTTTATCCGGGGATCAAGAACCGCAGTCATGTATATGAACGCATTGCAGACCTGGTTGCTATAGTATTGCACTTTGGCATACATATCTTCAGCAGCTTTCTTGAGCCATTCAGGGGTTTGCCTCGAGTCTTTGCAGGCCAATATTGTCTCAGAGATATGATCCATGAAAAAGAGAGCCATACCTACTGTGAGCAATTTACTCATGCACATATCGTTTATGGTCTTATAAAAGGGTTCAAAATATTTGTGCATGATATTAACAACATTTTTCTCTGCAGTATTGAGCAGCAACCTTCTACCCAATTGTTCTTCGTGCTTCCTGACTACAGTTTCCATCGATTTACCAGCCTGCAAAGAAAGTATATTTCTTGAATGTGATTGTTTAAACAAAAAAGTGTCCTTTTTAACCACTCTACATTCTTTTAAAAAGCTATGCATAAATAAAGTGTATCAAACCACCATGACCATACTGTCAACTTAAACCGAAGTTATGTTCTTTATCTCTGGTAATACAAGGATAGGGTTTACCTTCCGCGCTATATCAAGCATCTGATAGTTTCCACTCCACCGAGATGAGGCATCAAGTGGGAACTGCCAGTTTCCTTCATGGTAAGCAGTAGTAAATTGAACAAAATCCTCAGACATTTCTGGTGATGAATTCAGTTCCATAACAAACTCCCTGATCTTAATAATCACATGTTCTGTGCTTCGTAACCCATCAGTTACAATTGAATTAAGAGTATAAGCAGCACAAGGAACACAAAATAAGTTAGACAGTTTCTGACTGTCCATGTCGCCTTTCAGGGTACATGAGAGAATCTTAGTCTCAAGATTGTACAACCTTAGAACtttcaacaaaacaaaatagatgTCAGAACTCTCACAAGGGCTTGGAATGTGACAAACATCAAGAAGAACATTTTGGAAGGACCAGCTTTCATCAATCCACTGACACGAAACACTCATGTAGTTAATTTGCTGATATGAAGTCCAGGAATCAAGAGTTATAGAAACTTTGGAAGAAACCTGCTCCAGAGTTAGTCTTACAGTCTCCTGCATGCTTCTGAAAACTTCGTGCAGCACTTTGTGGAATTTCTCCACATTCCAAAGCTCAAAAGACGGATTCAGAAACTTAAATGTGTTTGCCAGCCACCTTTCTGCCAAAGTAGAAGAAGGAAGGGATGCTACAAGGAGCCACTTAACAAGCAACCAGTTCAGGTGGTCAACCTCCACAGAAGGAGATTTAGTTGGCAATTGAGATTTCTTAGCAATGGTGACAGGCTGTGGAGCAGGGCTGGTGGAGCACTCCCCCATCTTATCATATCCTGGATGTCGATTGCTGAGATGCCTCCCCAAATTGCCTTCGACACATGAGAAAATCTTGAAAATCTTTAGTAACAATAATCAGGAATGCATACAagtcaaatcttcaacaaGAAATGTTAATGTTTCATCAGCAATTAAAGCTTTCAGGTAATAACAAGAATATACTGAGGGCCGTGACAAAGAATTTCTAGCAATTGGAGTTGCAGCCTCAAAATAAGTCCGAACATAACATTACATAATTACTGGCCATTTGCACCTGGCAATAGAATAATGAAGTGCGAAAATCAGTTGAGAAATAACCTGTTGCAGTGGCAATAGAATAGCTTTGGCCGCAGAATTTGCACCTTCGACTCTTCCCATCCATCActgtttcaaaatatttaagataTACCGAGGTCATGGTCTTTTTCCTGGGCTTTGTATTAGGAACGGCACTCCCCTTCTCGATAGAAGCTAACCCAATATCAGCTGGATCAATTTGGGGGATGACTGCTGCACTCATCGCCCCCAGAGACTTCGGATCCATATccactacaaaataaaaaaggaatcTTCATTGAAGTGTATAACGCAActttaacaattttgaaaCAAGAAGCACGGCTACATTTCCACTTCCGTCTTTAAAGGCTCATTCTCCTTCTAATAAGGCATTCAAGTGATCTCAGTTAGAATATACTGCACTTAAATATGCATAAAGACTAATTCGTTGAAATTCCTAAAAGCGAAATCAAATGCCCGAGCTCAAAAGAACCAAGGGAGCAAGCTTCGAAGACTTCACAACACAGATTCAAATAAGTAATTCACACAACAGAAAATCAACTAAACAgacaaaaaatagagagagaacaTCAACCTTTCAGCGACTGATTACTGTATGAATTGTTAAAACCCCAATCCATCACATTTCGAGCTGCAACCGATTCTTAATCTGTTTCAaactcaaaaaccaaaaagaagcGACCGAATTCAAGCTGAGGCATCCAATTTCATGCTGAGAGACAGATTGAGAACCCGGATCAAGAGAATCCGAGGTGGCGTATATGGAGTTCTAGGCGTTGGTGATCAATCGATCAGAGAGGAGGAAAAATGGAGGGAAGATACAGAGATTTAAGTTTAATTGAAAGAGTTGGAGCTGAGATTGTAGAGCGAGCCGCATCTGAGCCGCCGAGAGGAATAAAATGAGAGGAAacgaagagagagagagagagtacgagatgagagagagaaagagaagcaAAGCCAGCCGTCAGTCACGCCAACACCTAGTATTctttatttacataaaaataactcTGGCTGGTGGGGTTGCTctgtttgcaagattgtatccgaaattaaatttatagtatgtTTGGTTAATGAGATTCAATCCtaaaaaacttaatttaaatggataattatgagataattagtcatacACTCATAGCTAACcccttataattaaaataatcttacatctcaatcctagattgaatcttaagattattttatcttggaatCGAACACCACCGTAGTATTTCTTTAGAcgtataaatataatgtacAATATTCACTagaaatataatcaaaatgtaaattttaaatattgtacaaactttaaactattatttaaacagataaaaatgtcaataaattataaaataatagcaacagaaaatattaatacagtgtcaacggttgacacgttgttgacattgtattggcatcaaaatcttaaaattttacaatatattaatattgtgttgacattgtgttaaAAGATTTGaagtttatacaatatttgaGTTTACGTTATATCACTACTCATATTCAATGTATAttcaaaatgaaacatttatttaatttataatgtcatgatttatttttgagCAAGGAAATAGTGATAGATTAGTACTCCATTAGTACAAAATTACCGAGATTATTATGACGTTGACTCATTAATACTTTTGGTACATTATGATTTATTGTGTTTTAGagtttgtttgtgttttatggttatatgaattttaaatttaatggcTGCAACAACGAGGATTTTAACCGGAATTTTGGTCTTTAAGGCATTAGATTATTCATCGCTTGGTCAACTCAGACGCAaatttgtttagttttatcaattcaatatcattcaatttatgcattttgtCTTCGTAAGTTATTGTTTAGGTTGTGCTCTCTGGTTTTGGTGTGTGAAGTGTGAAGAAGTGTTGCAATTCCAATTGAGTAAGTTGAAATCGCAACAAACAATTTTCTCATACCTAATCCACTTAAAATCACAATTTCCATAAAGATCtccagaaaaataaaaaaataaaaaatagggaaaataaaaacaaatacacaAACTTGATCGGAATACTTCCTGAGGACCTTGAGGAAGAACATCCCAGCCCAAACGAGGCCTCTTTTTCTTGGGCGTCGATCCATCGTCAGTTCAGTCACTTGTTCCATCAACATATCCGTAAAACAGACGAAAATCCTAAAGAGAAAATCCAAGATGattttttactagtatttaaaatggaatcatttttatatctactttattttctctcttttattttatttttttcacttaactcagtataaaataaagttgcataaaatctctaAACCCAAGAAAGGAGGGGTCAACTTCCTTAGGACGgaagagtatgaactttcgAATTTTGAAATAGTTAATATGAAGTCCACTCACTACTTACCCTatcttttatctctctctttcatttactaattataCATACTCGCGTCGAACCAAATATTTATAGCACTTCCTTCATTCCATTGCATGTGATATATTTCTTTGACACATGTTTTTAggtagtggtggtagtggctaaacgaagaaagaataaaataggaggaggacaaaattagagagaacaagtaggagagagggtaaataaaaaagataaaatattacttatttgtaattaaacgAAATGTGTCACTTATAATGAtacagagagagtaatattttcaAGGAGGGTATGTAATGCACGAAAGTATGCCCTAAGGGCATTAGCAATAAGGGCCCTTCTCCGGAGCCCATCTCAGAGTCTATCTCCAGTTTTTCCTGCCATGTCAGCAGGCTCATCCCATAGCCTATCTCAGAGcctatctcatttcatttcaaaaactaaaaaaagcataaatatctaaataatataaataaaattacataataaattcattcttCGATGTATTACAATATTGGAAAACAGAATACAACGAGAAacgaatttaaataaaacatcagCCCCTCCGATTCCAAAGTTCTTCAATCGTATCACATTTGGACAATGATGGGGTTGCTCTCGCTGACATCGGAATCGGAATCTGAATCCGAATTGTGGGTGAAGTTAAACATTTAtaatgagaaaaagtgagaaaaattgtGAAGTAAAGGATGTGGGTGTATGAAATGAAGAGAATTGAGGTATTTATATaggagaagaaaattaaaaaattaattaaaaaaaaatgaaaatcggTCGAGCCTCCGCGCAATGGAGGCCTATCGCGGGCCGATGCGGAGCCGATAGGTGCATCGGCCAAGCCGATTTATCGGCGGAACGGCGAAGGCGATTGGGAAGGGAGATCGGCTCCCTCCCCACTATGGCGACCGGTGGAAGGCGATGGGGGGGCCGATCCATCGGCTCTGGGAATCGGCCCCCATTGCGAATGCTCTAACATAGCCCGATTTCGTTGAAATAGGGGGCCGTACGCGTGGCGTTCTCATGGCTAATGCTTTATATGGTggataattataaatatgagcTAAATTTGATCTTTTATGTGGGCTTTGTTGAATAATATGAATTCGATTTAGGACccaacaataattttattggcGAAATTAGGTTGCCATGCGCTTTGACGAATTTACCTATGCTGATGTTTATATACCCCTTTTGATGTGTTAGCATCAAATTAGTACTCTCCTTTTCCTTTAAATattgtcatatttttattggatacgaattttaagaaatgcataaaaagtatgttgaataaattagtggaatgtgtcatacttttaaatataagGTTTATAAGAGCATCCTTAACCCCATCCCGGATTTGGGCCGCAAGTCCCCTccaaatagaaaaacaaaaaaaaataaaaaaatacaaattcgTGGGGACTTGCGGCCCGGCCCGAACGCAATTAACGCCGGGACGGGCCGCATGGGATGCGGCACGGGCACGCATAACGCCGGCCGCGACGGGACTCGGGAGCGGCACCGGGACGCAACTGCGTCCTCGGGACCGTCCCGGGCCGAGACGCAAGCTGCTCCAACGCTAAATTCGGGCCGGGACTCGCGAGTTGCGGCCCGGACCGCCTGCGTTAATGATGctctaatactccctctgtccttCATTAATTGTTCACTTTGATTCcagcacaggttttaagaaatgtaaaagaaagtgGGTTAaagagttaatggaatatgtgtctcacttttatatattgattttataataaaatatgagtagaatAAGTTAGGGGAATGTGAAACCgacttatcatttatagtaaaagtgaaagtggacaattaatgaggatggacgaaaatggcaaaagtgaataattaatgggagatggatggagtaaaatataagtgagagatgatgaatgtggAATCCACTATCCTAAAAAGATACTGTAAAAAGTaacatatgataaattttgttgGACAAATAACAGTAGAAatatatgacaaatttttgAGGAGCATGAGGAATTtgcaaaatcaatattttaaggATAAAGATTAATGACCccattatgaaatattttaacaataaaCTTGGTTTATTGTTTGtgcatcattttttttttttggtataaaaCTTTCAAGCCAGAAGATGACAATTTAGTataccaaaaccaaaacatgATACAAATAGCAAATTTAGTGATGAACACCAAAAGTGCAAGTTTGATTCTATTTCTATGGGTTTTGTAAGAGCATCTTCAAGAAAATAGGTAAATAATGAGGTAAAGTCTTataactattatattttttttatgaaaaatcattctttaAAAGGAAGGACTTTTTagaaggtattatacatttttccaGGTTAAAGAGGTATGTTTACCTCTCCATTAATGAAGAGGTAAATATTATAACTACTATATTTTGGAATGCAtcttatactatttttttattgtagaaaataatttacttttttatataccTTTTCTCTTTGGAGGTTATTACGTTTTGGAATTgtatattccttttttttttagaaagtaaataaatggtatatcttttctatatatattaccTTTCTTGGATATGCTCTATATAGTGTTTGAAACCAAGCTTGATATATTGATGAGGTTGTCTATATATTAGATttgtcccacgttacttgatacattttcacaattattttggaaaatgataataaatactcaattcatccttaaaaaataaataattttgtaaatgacatgagttttaatatacaaatggtaaagtaagtaagaaatgaaaaaaaagtaagagagagggggggAAAAGGTAGTGGAAGGATTGTTAGGGAATTATGAGGtctatattataaatgatacgtacataatcaatatttgttgaaaacttttcatatttagactTCATCTAGTTTTGGAGGAcgactaaaaatggtaaaactagtTTAGTTTTTGGAGATGGGGGAAGcaattaaaatggagaaaaagtaaagtaaaagagtgaataatgtagagaagagttttttctatattatttttttatcttatattactctctttctactttaattatttatttgtatcaatttttaaagagtgaactacataaatggtataTGATCTTTCACattcgcacataaatggtacctgatctttattttatatcgtttttggtaccctgtgacaaaaataaccctgggtaccaaatatgtgaaatttttttacaaaggataattttagaaatttcaattaaatagtactccaaatatgtgattattttgttttcctttcttatttcttttttttttcttctttagtttcatattctttcttttttcttcactttcttctttctttttagcattttatcttcctttcttttttctttttctccttagtttatatttctttttccttcttttttcttttctcttctttttcttctttctttttagtgttttatacacacatctaattgcattcataatataaatcaagaacaaaatgcctaattaaattaattatttaaagtaattaaatcaattgaatattttttattaaatttttttactcattttaaggttgaaacacctaactaaaaatattcaactctttatatcattatgaatacaattcacaatgttACATTTTTATCAAGGCTATGTTAAtaagttactaatttaatataaactaataataataataatattatgtgattcataatttatataattatactacaattatttattaactactatcagtttttagtattataacaataattaaatataattatatctataattataattaagtatatttgaataatataaaaaaatatattaattattaatctatAACAtcagaataataatattaatattgattagaaataatagtataaaaagtgaggagaatgagagaaaatattataatatcacttttggtactaattttatgtatacccaaaatatcctttatgacataaatgggaaaatgtatttgtttagagggcattttgggaagaaaattaCATCAGGTactaaaaatgtgatttatagataccaaaaacgatataaaataaagatcatgtACCATTTACGTGTGAAaggtgaaagatcaggtaccatttatgcagttcactcatttttaaaagtaaaaaaaaaagtgattcaAGTAATATGTGATGGagggggagtgatcaattgctaactcatcatttaattgctaactacaactaatttaaggccataagattttagaaaatgtgtggtctacaatttgccacgtgtaattttcgttttttgttgatcgtattggcATTTCGGaattgatgatctaggcctttaatttgaatatctaatggctactatttagttgtagttagcaattaagtattaagttaacaa harbors:
- the LOC125223277 gene encoding zinc finger BED domain-containing protein RICESLEEPER 2 isoform X3 is translated as MGRVEGANSAAKAILLPLQQIFSCVEGNLGRHLSNRHPGYDKMGECSTSPAPQPVTIAKKSQLPTKSPSVEVDHLNWLLVKWLLVASLPSSTLAERWLANTFKFLNPSFELWNVEKFHKVLHEVFRSMQETVRLTLEQVSSKVSITLDSWTSYQQINYMSVSCQWIDESWSFQNVLLDVCHIPSPCESSDIYFVLLKVLRLYNLETKILSCTLKGDMDSQKLSNLFCVPCAAYTLNSIVTDGLRSTEHVIIKIREFVMELNSSPEMSEDFVQFTTAYHEGNWQFPLDASSRWSGNYQMLDIARKAGKSMETVVRKHEEQLGRRLLLNTAEKNVVNIMHKYFEPFYKTINDMCMSKLLTVGMALFFMDHISETILACKDSRQTPEWLKKAAEDMYAKVQYYSNQVCNAFIYMTAVLDPRIKVELIPEYLNLESYMEEARNHFIRNYSAPYFSSVGNSYTTQDPEDRGNASFAEEIARKKRRATMSSTTDELTQYLSEPPVPMQTDVLDWWKVNSSRYPRLSLMARDFLAVQSTVSLPEHIFCAKGNEIDRQRSSIPQHDTQALLCVNSWMQNGIKLKHKSTEIDCERIVELQVASATESSSRRFDKKQVL
- the LOC125223277 gene encoding zinc finger BED domain-containing protein RICESLEEPER 2 isoform X2, which codes for MDWGFNNSYSNQSLKVDMDPKSLGAMSAAVIPQIDPADIGLASIEKGSAVPNTKPRKKTMTSVYLKYFETVMDGKSRRCKFCGQSYSIATATGNLGRHLSNRHPGYDKMGECSTSPAPQPVTIAKKSQLPTKSPSVEVDHLNWLLVKWLLVASLPSSTLAERWLANTFKFLNPSFELWNVEKFHKVLHEVFRSMQETVRLTLEQWIDESWSFQNVLLDVCHIPSPCESSDIYFVLLKVLRLYNLETKILSCTLKGDMDSQKLSNLFCVPCAAYTLNSIVTDGLRSTEHVIIKIREFVMELNSSPEMSEDFVQFTTAYHEGNWQFPLDASSRWSGNYQMLDIARKAGKSMETVVRKHEEQLGRRLLLNTAEKNVVNIMHKYFEPFYKTINDMCMSKLLTVGMALFFMDHISETILACKDSRQTPEWLKKAAEDMYAKVQYYSNQVCNAFIYMTAVLDPRIKVELIPEYLNLESYMEEARNHFIRNYSAPYFSSVGNSYTTQDPEDRGNASFAEEIARKKRRATMSSTTDELTQYLSEPPVPMQTDVLDWWKVNSSRYPRLSLMARDFLAVQSTVSLPEHIFCAKGNEIDRQRSSIPQHDTQALLCVNSWMQNGIKLKHKSTEIDCERIVELQVASATESSSRRFDKKQVL
- the LOC125223277 gene encoding zinc finger BED domain-containing protein RICESLEEPER 2 isoform X1 — protein: MDWGFNNSYSNQSLKVDMDPKSLGAMSAAVIPQIDPADIGLASIEKGSAVPNTKPRKKTMTSVYLKYFETVMDGKSRRCKFCGQSYSIATATGNLGRHLSNRHPGYDKMGECSTSPAPQPVTIAKKSQLPTKSPSVEVDHLNWLLVKWLLVASLPSSTLAERWLANTFKFLNPSFELWNVEKFHKVLHEVFRSMQETVRLTLEQVSSKVSITLDSWTSYQQINYMSVSCQWIDESWSFQNVLLDVCHIPSPCESSDIYFVLLKVLRLYNLETKILSCTLKGDMDSQKLSNLFCVPCAAYTLNSIVTDGLRSTEHVIIKIREFVMELNSSPEMSEDFVQFTTAYHEGNWQFPLDASSRWSGNYQMLDIARKAGKSMETVVRKHEEQLGRRLLLNTAEKNVVNIMHKYFEPFYKTINDMCMSKLLTVGMALFFMDHISETILACKDSRQTPEWLKKAAEDMYAKVQYYSNQVCNAFIYMTAVLDPRIKVELIPEYLNLESYMEEARNHFIRNYSAPYFSSVGNSYTTQDPEDRGNASFAEEIARKKRRATMSSTTDELTQYLSEPPVPMQTDVLDWWKVNSSRYPRLSLMARDFLAVQSTVSLPEHIFCAKGNEIDRQRSSIPQHDTQALLCVNSWMQNGIKLKHKSTEIDCERIVELQVASATESSSRRFDKKQVL